In one Oncorhynchus masou masou isolate Uvic2021 chromosome 23, UVic_Omas_1.1, whole genome shotgun sequence genomic region, the following are encoded:
- the cnpy3 gene encoding protein canopy homolog 3, whose translation MVLLTCLTVFLLSALVEGAEKKEGDDEWVHLPNKCEVCKFVSIEMKSAFDETGKTKEVIERNYRFLDGNKGAPPIKYVKSDIRFIEVVENVCQRLSGYNLHKEREGSNRFAKGMSETFSTLHGLVHKGVKVVMDIPYELWNETSAEVADLKKQCDVMVEKYEEVIEDWYKGSQEEDLTTYLCEKHVLKGQDAACLKEEYSKKKGDAAAIAEDKKKKKKKGTKSKDLGGGGGGGGSEGGRQEGEKTMKKKKKEKVKKKKKKGKGKALSAEKERDGVSSDEDIQKKMALPGKNTEL comes from the exons ATGGTTTTGTTGACTTGTCTAACGGTGTTTTTGCTGAGCGCCTTGGTCGAGGGAgcagagaagaaagagggagatgacGAGTGGGTTCATCTGCCTAATAAATGTGAAG tgtgtaaGTTCGTCAGTATTGAGATGAAGTCTGCCTTTGACGAAACGGGCAAAACCAAGGAAGTGATCGAGAGAAACTACCGTTTCCTTGACGGCAACAAGGGAGCTCCGCCAATCAAATATGTCAAGTC agacaTCCGTTTCATTGAGGTTGTGGAGAATGTGTGTCAGAGGCTCTCTGGCTACAACCtacacaaggagagagagggcagcaaCCGCTTTGCCAAG ggTATGTCAGAGACCTTCTCTACCCTCCatgggctggtccataaaggggTCAAGGTCGTCATGGATATCCCCTATGAACTTTGGAATGAAACCTCTGCAGAGGTCGCTGACCTCAAGAAACAG tgtgatGTTATGGTAGAGAAGTACGAGGAGGTTATAGAGGACTGGTACAAAGGCAGTCAGGAGGAAGACCTCACCACGTACCTCTGTGAGAAACACGTTCTGAAGGGGCAAGATGCCG ccTGTCTGAAAGAGGAGTACTCTAAGAAGAAGGGAGATGCGGCAGCCATCGCCGAggacaagaagaagaaaaagaagaagggAACGAAGAGCAAAgacctgggaggaggaggaggaggaggagggagtgagggcgGCAGGCAGGAAGGAGAGAAGacgatgaagaagaagaagaaggagaaggtgaagaagaagaagaagaaggggaagGGAAAGGCCCTATCAgctgagaaggagagggatggggtCTCGTCAGATGAAGACATTCAGAAGAAGATGGCTCTGCCTGGGAAGAACACAGAGCTGTGA